From one Rattus norvegicus strain BN/NHsdMcwi chromosome 7, GRCr8, whole genome shotgun sequence genomic stretch:
- the Lima1 gene encoding LIM domain and actin-binding protein 1 isoform X1, with the protein MGWQMGWQPTVVSESVDKMESTPFNRRQWTSLSLRVTAKELSLVNKNKSSTIVEIFSKYQKAAEEANMERKKNNTESLPQHFRRGTLSVLKKKWENPVAGAESHTDSLPNSSSDGGHTADHPPAEVTAKAAPGARADREEHTQPRSRFGSRPEAVTQCRYPRSEDSHDFKAQATESQNMENCLGDSRHEAEKPEMSENTETSGKIEKYNVPLNRLKMMFEKGEHSQNKSPWTQGRNAGGRRLSENSCSLDDLEIGAGHLSSSAFNSEKNESKRNLELPRLSETSIKDRMAKYQAAVSKQSSPASYASELKPSESKTHKWEQKENVPPGPEACSIHQEGSKVSATENSLVAHPVPAEDDTCNSQGRSEAQQPIYTKPLSPDARTSSLPESSPSKTAKKFQAPARESCVECQKTVYPMERLLANQQVFHISCFRCSYCNNKLSLGTYASLHGRIYCKPHFNQLFKSKGNYDEGFGHKQHKDLWASKGENEETLGRPAQPPSAGETPHSPGVEDAPIAKVGVLAASMEAKASSQREREENKPAETKKLRIAWPPPAEQGSSGSAPEEGFKVSKPKWPPEDEVCKTEAPEDVDLDLKKLRRSSSLKERSRPFTVAASFRTSSVKSPKPLSPSLRKGWSEPEPEQSEEFGGGTVTQTESPRPSREKESVGKSRWQSEEAEAEAEEAPRGRDGRSFELESESFIGNGASIAEDDVAPAQRSPLEPESPGWPGFGDTTTAKEFNQKSQDVGFWEGEVVRELSVEEQIKRNRYYDEDEDEE; encoded by the exons AACACTGAAAGTCTCCCGCAGCACTTTAGAAGAGGGACCCTGTCTGTGTTAAAGAAGAAGTGGGAGAACCCCGTGGCGGGAGCGGAATCCCACACAGACTCACTGCCAAACAGCAGCAGCGACGGTGGGCACACGGCGGACCACCCTCCTGCTGAAGTGACAGCCAAGGCTGCTCCTGGAGCCAGAGCTGACCGGGAAGAGCACACCCAGCCCAGATCTAGATTTGGATCTCGTCCGGAAGCTGTTACTCAGTGTCGGTATCCCcgctcagaggacagccacgaTTTTAAAGCCCAGGCCACGGAAAGCCAAAATATGGAAAACTGTCTGGGAGATTCCAGGCATGAAGCAGAGAAGCCCGAAATGAGCGAAAACACGGAAACTTCAGGCAAAATAGAGAAATACAACGTTCCACTGAACAGACTAAAGATGATGTTTGAGAAAGGTGAACACAGCCAAAACAAG AGTCCCTGGACCCAGGGCCGAAATGCAGGCGGAAGGAGGCTCTCTGAAAACAGCTGTTCCCTGGACGATTTGGAAATAGGTGCAG GTCAtttgtcttcctctgccttcaaCTCGGAGAAAAATGAGAGTAAGCGGAATCTGGAGCTGCCACGCCTCTCTGAGACCTCCATAAAGGACCGCATGGCCAAGTACCAGGCTGCCGTGTCCAAGCAGAGCAGCCCAGCCAGCTACGCA agtGAGCTGAAACCCAGTGAAAGCAAAACTCACAAATGGGAGCAGAAGGAGAACGTGCCCCCCGGCCCCGAGGCCTGCAGCATCCATCAGGAAGGGAGCAAG GTTTCTGCAACTGAGAATAGCCTGGTGGCCCACCCTGTCCCTGCAGAAGATGACACCT GTAACTCCCAGGGGAGGAGTGAGGCCCAGCAGCCCATATACACTAAGCCGCTGAGTCCCGACGCCAGGACCTCCAGTCTTCCGGAAAGTTCTCCTTCCAAAACAGCGAAG AAGTTTCAGGCACCCGCAAGAGAGAGCTGCGTGGAGTGTCAGAAGACGGTGTATCCCATGGAACGGCTCCTGGCCAACCAGCAGGTGTTTCACATCAGCTGTTTCCGATGCTCCTACTGCAACAACAAACTCAG TCTAGGAACATATGCATCCTTACACGGAAGAATCTATTGTAAGCCTCACTTCAACCAACTCTTCAAGTCCAAAGGCAACTATGACGAAGGCTTTGGGCACAAGCAGCATAAGGATCTGTGGGCAAGCAAAGGTGAAAATGAAGAGACTTTGGGGAGACCAGCCCAgcctcccagtgcaggggagacCCCCCATAGCCCGGGTGTAGAAGATGCCCCCATCGCCAAGGTCGGCGTGCTGGCTGCGAGTATGGAAGCCAAGGCCTCCtctcagagggagagggaagagaataaGCCAGCGGAGACCAAGAAGCTGAGGATCGCCTGGCCTCCCCCAGCCGAGCAGGGCAGTTCAGGAAGTGCCCCGGAGGAAGGGTTCAAAGTGTCAAAGCCCAAGTGGCCTCCCGAGGATGAAGTCTGCAAGACAGAGGCGCCGGAGGATGTAGATCTGGACCTGAAGAAGCTGAGGCGCTCTTCGTCCCTGAAGGAGAGGAGCCGCCCGTTTACTGTCGCGGCTTCCTTTCGAACCTCCTCGGTCAAGAGCCCCAAGCCCTTGTCGCCGTCCCTCAGGAAGGGTTGGAGCGAGCCGGAGCCCGAGCAGAGTGAGGAGTTCGGAGGAGGGACAGTGACACAAACGGAAAGCCCCAGGCCCTCTCGGGAGAAGGAGAGTGTGGGAAAATCACGCTGGCAGAGCGAGGAAGCGGAAGCGGAAGCGGAGGAAGCGCCGAGGGGCAGGGACGGTCGTTCTTTTGAGCTGGAGAGTGAGAGTTTTATAGGAAATGGCGCAAGCATAGCTGAAGACGACGTCGCCCCAGCACAGCGGTCTCCATTAGAACCCGAGTCTCCGGGTTGGCCTGGCTTTGGAGACACCACGACTGCTAAAGAATTCAATCAAAAATCCCAAGATGTCGGGTTCTGGGAGGGGGAAGTGGTCCGAGAGCTGTCCGTGGAGGAGCAGATAAAGAGAAACCGGTACTATGacgaggatgaggatgaggaatgA
- the Lima1 gene encoding LIM domain and actin-binding protein 1 encodes MESTPFNRRQWTSLSLRVTAKELSLVNKNKSSTIVEIFSKYQKAAEEANMERKKNNTESLPQHFRRGTLSVLKKKWENPVAGAESHTDSLPNSSSDGGHTADHPPAEVTAKAAPGARADREEHTQPRSRFGSRPEAVTQCRYPRSEDSHDFKAQATESQNMENCLGDSRHEAEKPEMSENTETSGKIEKYNVPLNRLKMMFEKGEHSQNKSPWTQGRNAGGRRLSENSCSLDDLEIGAGHLSSSAFNSEKNESKRNLELPRLSETSIKDRMAKYQAAVSKQSSPASYASELKPSESKTHKWEQKENVPPGPEACSIHQEGSKVSATENSLVAHPVPAEDDTCNSQGRSEAQQPIYTKPLSPDARTSSLPESSPSKTAKKFQAPARESCVECQKTVYPMERLLANQQVFHISCFRCSYCNNKLSLGTYASLHGRIYCKPHFNQLFKSKGNYDEGFGHKQHKDLWASKGENEETLGRPAQPPSAGETPHSPGVEDAPIAKVGVLAASMEAKASSQREREENKPAETKKLRIAWPPPAEQGSSGSAPEEGFKVSKPKWPPEDEVCKTEAPEDVDLDLKKLRRSSSLKERSRPFTVAASFRTSSVKSPKPLSPSLRKGWSEPEPEQSEEFGGGTVTQTESPRPSREKESVGKSRWQSEEAEAEAEEAPRGRDGRSFELESESFIGNGASIAEDDVAPAQRSPLEPESPGWPGFGDTTTAKEFNQKSQDVGFWEGEVVRELSVEEQIKRNRYYDEDEDEE; translated from the exons AACACTGAAAGTCTCCCGCAGCACTTTAGAAGAGGGACCCTGTCTGTGTTAAAGAAGAAGTGGGAGAACCCCGTGGCGGGAGCGGAATCCCACACAGACTCACTGCCAAACAGCAGCAGCGACGGTGGGCACACGGCGGACCACCCTCCTGCTGAAGTGACAGCCAAGGCTGCTCCTGGAGCCAGAGCTGACCGGGAAGAGCACACCCAGCCCAGATCTAGATTTGGATCTCGTCCGGAAGCTGTTACTCAGTGTCGGTATCCCcgctcagaggacagccacgaTTTTAAAGCCCAGGCCACGGAAAGCCAAAATATGGAAAACTGTCTGGGAGATTCCAGGCATGAAGCAGAGAAGCCCGAAATGAGCGAAAACACGGAAACTTCAGGCAAAATAGAGAAATACAACGTTCCACTGAACAGACTAAAGATGATGTTTGAGAAAGGTGAACACAGCCAAAACAAG AGTCCCTGGACCCAGGGCCGAAATGCAGGCGGAAGGAGGCTCTCTGAAAACAGCTGTTCCCTGGACGATTTGGAAATAGGTGCAG GTCAtttgtcttcctctgccttcaaCTCGGAGAAAAATGAGAGTAAGCGGAATCTGGAGCTGCCACGCCTCTCTGAGACCTCCATAAAGGACCGCATGGCCAAGTACCAGGCTGCCGTGTCCAAGCAGAGCAGCCCAGCCAGCTACGCA agtGAGCTGAAACCCAGTGAAAGCAAAACTCACAAATGGGAGCAGAAGGAGAACGTGCCCCCCGGCCCCGAGGCCTGCAGCATCCATCAGGAAGGGAGCAAG GTTTCTGCAACTGAGAATAGCCTGGTGGCCCACCCTGTCCCTGCAGAAGATGACACCT GTAACTCCCAGGGGAGGAGTGAGGCCCAGCAGCCCATATACACTAAGCCGCTGAGTCCCGACGCCAGGACCTCCAGTCTTCCGGAAAGTTCTCCTTCCAAAACAGCGAAG AAGTTTCAGGCACCCGCAAGAGAGAGCTGCGTGGAGTGTCAGAAGACGGTGTATCCCATGGAACGGCTCCTGGCCAACCAGCAGGTGTTTCACATCAGCTGTTTCCGATGCTCCTACTGCAACAACAAACTCAG TCTAGGAACATATGCATCCTTACACGGAAGAATCTATTGTAAGCCTCACTTCAACCAACTCTTCAAGTCCAAAGGCAACTATGACGAAGGCTTTGGGCACAAGCAGCATAAGGATCTGTGGGCAAGCAAAGGTGAAAATGAAGAGACTTTGGGGAGACCAGCCCAgcctcccagtgcaggggagacCCCCCATAGCCCGGGTGTAGAAGATGCCCCCATCGCCAAGGTCGGCGTGCTGGCTGCGAGTATGGAAGCCAAGGCCTCCtctcagagggagagggaagagaataaGCCAGCGGAGACCAAGAAGCTGAGGATCGCCTGGCCTCCCCCAGCCGAGCAGGGCAGTTCAGGAAGTGCCCCGGAGGAAGGGTTCAAAGTGTCAAAGCCCAAGTGGCCTCCCGAGGATGAAGTCTGCAAGACAGAGGCGCCGGAGGATGTAGATCTGGACCTGAAGAAGCTGAGGCGCTCTTCGTCCCTGAAGGAGAGGAGCCGCCCGTTTACTGTCGCGGCTTCCTTTCGAACCTCCTCGGTCAAGAGCCCCAAGCCCTTGTCGCCGTCCCTCAGGAAGGGTTGGAGCGAGCCGGAGCCCGAGCAGAGTGAGGAGTTCGGAGGAGGGACAGTGACACAAACGGAAAGCCCCAGGCCCTCTCGGGAGAAGGAGAGTGTGGGAAAATCACGCTGGCAGAGCGAGGAAGCGGAAGCGGAAGCGGAGGAAGCGCCGAGGGGCAGGGACGGTCGTTCTTTTGAGCTGGAGAGTGAGAGTTTTATAGGAAATGGCGCAAGCATAGCTGAAGACGACGTCGCCCCAGCACAGCGGTCTCCATTAGAACCCGAGTCTCCGGGTTGGCCTGGCTTTGGAGACACCACGACTGCTAAAGAATTCAATCAAAAATCCCAAGATGTCGGGTTCTGGGAGGGGGAAGTGGTCCGAGAGCTGTCCGTGGAGGAGCAGATAAAGAGAAACCGGTACTATGacgaggatgaggatgaggaatgA